TCGTCGGTGTCTTCTGCTCTGTTTCCCTCGTGAGAACCTGGGTCGAGTGGCAGGGCGGCCGGGTTCGAGAGCCCGACCGTCGCCAGGACCGCGACCGGTCCCACACTGGCACAGCGGGCGTGAGTCACGTCGACGCCCGTGAGCAGACCGGGGCCGTCGGTCTCGAATCCCGCGCGTCGGCGGCGTTCGACGACGTAGCTCGACAGGTCCGTGCGGTCGAACCCCGCCGGGACGGTGACGTTGTAGACGGCGTCGGCGCGTCGATACCCCCCGGCCGGACCGGTCCCCAGCCAGCGGCTACCGTCGCCGCGACACTGACAGACGCCGTCCCGGATCTGGGCCTCAAACATCGAGAGCGCCCAGCAGCTGCTGGTTCTCGTCTGGCATCCGCACGGCGACCCGGACGTGTGCGTCCAGCCCGCGGAACGTGCGGGCGTCCCTGATCGCCATGTCGTGTTCCCGGACCGTCGCGAGCAACTCCTCGACCGTGTCGCGCCCGTCGAGTTCCAGCAAGAGGAAGGGCGCGTCGGAGGGAGGCACCCGGAACCGACCGGCAAGCTGTGTCCGCATTCGCTCGCGCTCGGCGCTGACGCGCTCGCGGGTCGCCGCGACGAACTCCGTATCACGCAGGCAGTGGGTCCCGACGGCGGCCGCCGGCCCGCTCAGCGACCACGCGATCCGGGCGGTGTCCAGTCGGTCGCGGTGTCGCCCGGTGGCGACGGCGTAGCCGGCCCGCAGCCCCGGCAGCCCGTAGAGCTTCGTCAGCGCGCGGGCGACGACGACGCCCGGCGTGCCGGCCAGCGAGGGTTCGTCGGTGAACCCCAGGAACGCCTCGTCGACCAGCAGGGTCGTGCCCGCGTCGCGACAGCGCTCGGCGAAGGCCCGCAGTCGCTCGGCGTCGTAGCACTCGCCCGTCGGATTGTTCGGGTTGCAGACGATCGCGAGGTCGTGACCGGTCGGGTCGGCGTCGAGGATCGCGTCGTGATCGACGAAGGCGGGCGTGGCCCCCTGCAGGCGGACCTCGCGGGCGTACTCGCCGAAGCTCGGTGCCGGGACGAGGACGGAGCCGCCCGGTTCGACGCTCGTCTGGAGCGTGAGCCGGATCGCCGCCAGCCCGCCCGCGGTCGGAATGACTTCGCGGGCCTCGCAGTCGACGACCTCCGAGGCAGCGGCACGAAAGGCACAGTAGTCGTCGGGCGGATACCGGCGGGCCGACGCGAGCGACGACTCGTACACGCGGGCGGCCCCGTCGGGCGAGCGCGGATTGGTGTTCGCGCTGAAATCGAGCACCCAGGGGTCGTCGGCGCTCCCGTGTGGCACGCGCCCCTGCTCGTCGACGGCACCGTCCTCGCTACCGGACTCTCGTAGCTCGTCGACGGCGTCGGGAAGCATACAGACCATACCGGCCCTAGCGCGGATAATTCTTTCGCGCGTGCCAATCAGGAACGGAGCCACGCGCGGGCGACGGCCGCGTCGCACGGACGGTTGACGTTGACCGCCAGCCGTGGCTCGTCGACCACGAGCGTGCGGGACGGATCACCGCCGACGACGTTGACGCCGGTCGGTGCGACGGTCCGACCGTCGTGGTCGAACGTCGTATCGACGCTGACCCCGAGTTCGTGTTTGCGGGCGGCCGGGACGGCGACGGTGAGCGAGCCCGACTCGTGGGCGCGGCGGAGCCGGTCCAGAACAGCGCCGGTCAACAGGGGGAGATCGGCCGCCACGGTGAGCGTCGGTCGGGCCAGCCGGTCGTCGGCCAGCGCCGCGTCGAGGTCGGCGACGTACCCCTCGCCCGGCGTCTCGACGGTCGGAACGGAGACGTGGGCCGCCGTCTCGGGCGTCGACGGCGAGGTCGCGACGACGACCGACGCGACGCCGCTCGCGTCGAGCGCGTCGAGCACGTGGTCGATCAGCGGACGGCCGGCGAGCGGGAACAGCGGTTTCTCGCCGTCGGTGTCGAGGCGAGTGCCGCGACCGCCGGCCATCACCAGAGCGTCCACGCGATCACCCCCAGGTGGAGCGCGGCCAGTCGCGCCAGGTCGTTGGTCGCGCCGAGCACGTCGCCGCCGACGCCGCCCAGCGTGACGGCGGCCCACCGCTCGACGGCGAGTGCGACGACGACGGCACCGACGAGCGCCGTGCCGGTCGCGAGCGGACTGCCAGCGAGCCAGCCGAGCGCCACCGCAGGGAGCGCGACGACGACGGGGAGCCACAGGTCCCGTCCGTCGGCCTCGTTGAGAAACGAGGAGCCAAAGCCCTCGTGGCTCGGCGTCCCCCGACAGATCAGCGTCGCCATCGCGAGCTTCGCGCCGACCTCGCTGGCGAGAACCACGACGACGGCCCCGGCGATCGGCAGCGCGGCGAGGGCCAGACCGGCGAGTGCGATCCCGGCGAGGTCGACGCCGAGAGCCAGCAGCGCCCCGACCCCGACGGTCGTATCGGTCATCGCCGCCCGCCGTCGCTCGGCGTCGCCGTGGACGACCGCGGCGTCGCCGAGGTCGGCCAGCCCGTCGGCGTGGTTGACGCCGGTGACCAGCACGACGGCGACGACGAGCGAGAAGGCGACCGTCGGCGCGGGCACGGGGAGCGCGACGGCCGGTGCGAGCAGGAGGCCGACGACGTAGCCGGCGAGGGGAAA
Above is a genomic segment from Halomicrobium sp. LC1Hm containing:
- a CDS encoding NTP transferase domain-containing protein; translation: MAGGRGTRLDTDGEKPLFPLAGRPLIDHVLDALDASGVASVVVATSPSTPETAAHVSVPTVETPGEGYVADLDAALADDRLARPTLTVAADLPLLTGAVLDRLRRAHESGSLTVAVPAARKHELGVSVDTTFDHDGRTVAPTGVNVVGGDPSRTLVVDEPRLAVNVNRPCDAAVARAWLRS
- a CDS encoding threonine-phosphate decarboxylase, giving the protein MLPDAVDELRESGSEDGAVDEQGRVPHGSADDPWVLDFSANTNPRSPDGAARVYESSLASARRYPPDDYCAFRAAASEVVDCEAREVIPTAGGLAAIRLTLQTSVEPGGSVLVPAPSFGEYAREVRLQGATPAFVDHDAILDADPTGHDLAIVCNPNNPTGECYDAERLRAFAERCRDAGTTLLVDEAFLGFTDEPSLAGTPGVVVARALTKLYGLPGLRAGYAVATGRHRDRLDTARIAWSLSGPAAAVGTHCLRDTEFVAATRERVSAERERMRTQLAGRFRVPPSDAPFLLLELDGRDTVEELLATVREHDMAIRDARTFRGLDAHVRVAVRMPDENQQLLGALDV
- the cobS gene encoding adenosylcobinamide-GDP ribazoletransferase, with product MIGAAFRGALGFLTRLPVGHGAEAFDAFRATPAAFPLAGYVVGLLLAPAVALPVPAPTVAFSLVVAVVLVTGVNHADGLADLGDAAVVHGDAERRRAAMTDTTVGVGALLALGVDLAGIALAGLALAALPIAGAVVVVLASEVGAKLAMATLICRGTPSHEGFGSSFLNEADGRDLWLPVVVALPAVALGWLAGSPLATGTALVGAVVVALAVERWAAVTLGGVGGDVLGATNDLARLAALHLGVIAWTLW